From one Streptomyces sp. CA-210063 genomic stretch:
- a CDS encoding F0F1 ATP synthase subunit delta has protein sequence MNGASREALAAARERLDALTDSTSVDAAQLADELAAVTALLDREVSLRRVLTDPAQAGEAKAELAGRILGGQVGATTADLVSGLVRSRWSQSRDLVDALEQLAAVADLTAAQQSGTLDDVEDELFRFGRIVASNTELRSALTDRAAGASAKGELLRSLLGGRAKATTERLVTRLVTAPRGRSLEAGLESLSKLAAERRDRMVAVVTSAVPLSDPQKRRLGAALAKLYGRAMHLNLDVDPGVLGGIRVQVGDEIINGSIADRLEDAGRRLAS, from the coding sequence ATGAACGGAGCGAGCCGCGAGGCCCTGGCAGCCGCACGTGAGCGTCTCGACGCGCTGACGGACTCCACGTCCGTGGACGCGGCGCAGCTCGCCGACGAGCTGGCCGCCGTCACCGCGCTGCTCGACCGCGAGGTGTCGCTGCGTCGGGTCCTGACCGACCCGGCGCAGGCCGGCGAGGCCAAGGCCGAACTGGCCGGCCGCATCCTCGGGGGCCAGGTCGGCGCGACCACCGCCGACCTGGTGTCCGGTCTGGTGCGCTCCCGCTGGTCGCAGTCCCGCGACCTGGTGGACGCGCTGGAGCAGCTGGCCGCCGTCGCCGACCTCACCGCCGCGCAGCAGTCGGGCACGCTCGACGACGTCGAGGACGAACTGTTCCGGTTCGGCCGGATCGTCGCCTCGAACACCGAGCTGCGGTCCGCCCTGACCGACCGTGCCGCAGGCGCCTCGGCCAAGGGTGAGCTGCTGCGCAGCCTGCTCGGCGGCCGCGCCAAGGCCACCACCGAGCGTCTGGTGACGCGCCTGGTGACCGCGCCGCGTGGACGTAGCCTGGAAGCGGGACTCGAGTCCCTGTCCAAGCTCGCCGCCGAGCGCCGGGACCGCATGGTCGCCGTCGTCACCTCGGCGGTCCCGCTGAGCGACCCGCAGAAGCGACGCCTCGGCGCCGCCCTGGCGAAGCTCTACGGCCGTGCCATGCACCTCAACCTCGACGTGGACCCAGGCGTCCTCGGCGGGATCAGGGTCCAGGTCGGTGACGAGATCATCAACGGCTCGATCGCGGACCGACTCGAGGACGCCGGCCGCCGCCTGGCGAGCTAG
- a CDS encoding F0F1 ATP synthase subunit B, which translates to MSQLLILAQTEGEHLENPLIPPIPELVIGLLAFVIVFGFLAKKLLPNINKVLEERREQIEGGIEKAEAAQTEAQSVLEQYKAQLAEARHEAARLRQEAQEQGATLIAEMRAEGQRQREEIIAAGHSQLEADRKAASSALRQDVGKLATDLAGKLVGESLEDHARQSRVIDRFLDDLEEKAEAAR; encoded by the coding sequence ATGAGCCAGCTGCTCATTCTGGCGCAGACCGAGGGGGAGCATCTCGAAAACCCCCTCATCCCGCCGATCCCTGAGCTCGTCATCGGCCTCCTCGCCTTCGTCATCGTCTTCGGCTTCCTCGCCAAGAAGCTCCTCCCGAACATCAACAAGGTTCTGGAAGAGCGCCGCGAGCAGATCGAGGGCGGTATCGAGAAGGCTGAGGCCGCTCAGACCGAGGCCCAGAGCGTGCTCGAGCAGTACAAGGCTCAGCTCGCCGAGGCCCGGCACGAGGCCGCGCGACTGCGCCAGGAGGCGCAGGAGCAGGGCGCGACGCTCATCGCCGAGATGCGCGCCGAGGGCCAGCGGCAGCGTGAGGAAATCATCGCCGCCGGTCACTCGCAGCTCGAGGCCGACCGCAAGGCCGCCTCTTCGGCGCTGCGTCAGGACGTCGGCAAGCTCGCCACCGACCTGGCCGGCAAGCTCGTCGGTGAGTCCCTGGAGGACCACGCCCGGCAGAGCCGCGTCATCGACCGCTTCCTCGATGATCTCGAGGAGAAGGCCGAGGCCGCACGATGA
- a CDS encoding ATP synthase subunit C, with translation MSTLAAVTGDLKALGSIGYGLAAIGPGVGVGIIFGNGTQALARQPEAAGLIRANQILGFAFCEALALIGLVMPFVYGS, from the coding sequence ATGTCTACTCTTGCCGCTGTCACCGGTGACCTCAAGGCCCTCGGCTCCATCGGCTACGGTCTCGCCGCCATCGGCCCCGGCGTCGGCGTCGGCATCATCTTCGGTAACGGCACCCAGGCCCTGGCCCGCCAGCCCGAGGCCGCCGGCCTGATCCGTGCCAACCAGATCCTCGGCTTCGCCTTCTGTGAGGCGCTCGCCCTGATCGGTCTGGTTATGCCGTTCGTCTACGGCTCCTGA
- the atpB gene encoding F0F1 ATP synthase subunit A, whose translation MSADPTQVLAFDTDCHIFDGCGFAEVSPGLHSFMFEPLLGHHDDAIYFNKTMLLALLGSIIVIGFFWAAFRKPQVVPGKLQMVAEAGYDFIRRGVVYETIGKKEGEKYVPLVVSLFFFIWMMNLWSIVPIAQFPVTSIIAYPAVLAAIVYILWVSLTFKRHGFVGAFKNITGYSKELGPVLPLAMFIEFISNLVVRPFTHAVRLFANMFAGHTLLLLFTIASWYLLNGMGIAYAGVSFIMVIVMTAFELFVQALQAYVFVLLTCTFIQGALAEHH comes from the coding sequence GTGAGTGCTGACCCGACGCAGGTGCTCGCCTTCGACACCGACTGCCACATCTTCGACGGCTGTGGTTTCGCCGAGGTTTCCCCCGGCCTGCATTCGTTCATGTTCGAGCCCCTGCTGGGCCACCATGACGACGCCATCTACTTCAACAAGACGATGCTGCTGGCGCTGCTCGGCTCGATCATCGTCATCGGGTTCTTCTGGGCCGCCTTCCGCAAGCCGCAGGTCGTCCCGGGCAAGCTCCAGATGGTCGCCGAGGCGGGCTACGACTTCATCCGGCGCGGTGTCGTCTACGAGACCATCGGCAAGAAGGAAGGCGAGAAGTACGTCCCACTCGTCGTCTCCCTCTTCTTCTTCATCTGGATGATGAACCTTTGGTCGATCGTCCCGATCGCCCAGTTCCCGGTCACCTCGATCATCGCCTACCCGGCAGTGCTCGCGGCGATCGTCTACATCCTGTGGGTCAGCCTGACCTTCAAGCGGCACGGCTTCGTCGGTGCGTTCAAGAACATCACCGGCTACAGCAAGGAACTGGGCCCGGTTCTGCCGCTGGCGATGTTCATCGAGTTCATCTCGAACCTGGTGGTCCGCCCCTTCACGCACGCGGTGCGACTGTTCGCGAACATGTTCGCCGGCCACACCCTGCTGCTGCTCTTCACGATCGCCAGCTGGTACCTGCTCAACGGCATGGGCATCGCCTACGCGGGTGTCTCTTTCATCATGGTCATCGTGATGACGGCCTTCGAGCTCTTTGTGCAGGCCCTTCAGGCGTACGTCTTCGTACTTCTGACCTGCACCTTCATCCAGGGCGCGCTCGCCGAGCACCACTGA
- a CDS encoding MraY family glycosyltransferase has product MREYLLTLCITAAVTYLLTGPVRKFAIVAGAMPEIRARDVHREPTPRLGGIAMFFGLCAGLLVADHLTNLSEVFAESNEPRALLSGAALIWLIGVLDDKFEIDALIKLGGQMIAAGVMVMQGLTILWLPIPTVGIVALTQWQGTLLTVALVVITINAVNFVDGLDGLAAGMVCIASAAFFMYAYRLWYSYGIEAAAPATLFAAVLMGMCLGFMPHNMHPARIFMGDSGSMLIGLVLAAGAISVTGQVDPDVMGLYGSERNTVYSMVPVYIPLLMPLTIIAIPAADLILAIVRRTWRGQSPFAADRGHLHHRLLEVGHSHSRAVLIMYFWSAVIAFGTLAYTVNAASMWIVLAIAMLSGVGLFLLLLPRFTPRAPRWAEAFVPPRYRRRRVAVPEAALDPTRDWTPSLNGATAIGGRTKDEQPSPAGARR; this is encoded by the coding sequence GTGCGTGAATACCTCCTGACGCTCTGCATCACGGCCGCGGTGACGTACCTGCTGACAGGGCCGGTACGGAAATTCGCGATCGTGGCCGGAGCCATGCCGGAGATCCGTGCGCGCGACGTCCACCGAGAACCCACGCCCCGGCTCGGCGGCATCGCGATGTTCTTCGGCCTCTGCGCCGGTCTGCTGGTCGCCGACCACCTGACCAACCTCAGCGAGGTCTTCGCCGAGTCCAACGAACCGCGCGCGCTGCTCTCCGGGGCCGCGCTGATCTGGCTCATCGGCGTCCTGGACGACAAGTTCGAGATCGACGCCCTGATCAAGCTGGGCGGCCAGATGATCGCCGCCGGCGTGATGGTCATGCAGGGTCTGACGATCCTGTGGCTGCCCATCCCGACCGTCGGCATCGTCGCGCTGACCCAGTGGCAGGGCACGCTGCTCACGGTCGCCCTGGTCGTGATCACCATCAACGCGGTCAACTTCGTCGACGGCCTCGACGGTCTCGCGGCCGGCATGGTCTGCATCGCCTCCGCCGCGTTCTTCATGTACGCCTACCGCCTCTGGTACAGCTACGGCATCGAGGCCGCGGCCCCCGCCACCCTCTTCGCGGCGGTCCTGATGGGCATGTGCCTGGGCTTCATGCCGCACAACATGCACCCCGCGCGGATCTTCATGGGCGACTCCGGCTCGATGCTGATCGGCCTGGTGCTGGCGGCCGGCGCGATCTCGGTCACGGGCCAGGTCGACCCGGACGTGATGGGCCTGTACGGCTCGGAGCGCAACACGGTCTACTCGATGGTGCCGGTCTACATCCCGCTGCTGATGCCGCTCACCATCATCGCGATCCCGGCGGCCGACCTGATCCTCGCGATCGTGCGCCGCACCTGGCGCGGCCAGTCGCCGTTCGCCGCCGACCGGGGCCATCTGCACCACCGGCTCCTGGAGGTCGGGCACTCGCACAGCCGGGCCGTGCTGATCATGTACTTCTGGTCGGCGGTCATCGCCTTCGGCACCCTCGCCTACACCGTGAACGCGGCGTCCATGTGGATCGTCCTGGCGATCGCCATGCTCAGCGGTGTCGGCCTCTTCCTGCTCCTGCTGCCCCGCTTCACCCCGCGCGCCCCGCGCTGGGCCGAGGCCTTCGTCCCGCCCCGCTACCGCCGCCGTCGGGTGGCGGTCCCCGAGGCGGCCCTCGACCCCACCCGGGACTGGACCCCCTCCCTCAACGGCGCCACCGCCATCGGCGGCCGGACCAAGGACGAGCAGCCCAGCCCGGCGGGCGCCCGGCGCTGA
- the glyA gene encoding serine hydroxymethyltransferase codes for MSVTPVLEADVLRRQDPELADILLGELDRQSTTLQLVAAENFTSPAVLAALGSPLANKYAEGYPGARHHGGCEIVDVAERLAVERAKALFGAEHANVQSHSGSSAVLAAYAALLRPGDTVLAMGLHFGGHLTHGSPANFSGRWFDFVGYGVEAESGLVDREQVRTLARTHRPKAIVCGSISYPRHIDYAFFREVADEVGAYLIADAAHPIGLVAGGAAPNPVPYADIVCATTHKVLRGPRGGMLLCGSELAERVDRAVFPFTQGGAQMHTIAAKAVAFGEAATPAYAAYAHQVVANARVLAQGLAEEGLAVVTGGTDTHLLTVDTAPLGVDGRSARGRLAAAGIVLDCCALPHGDARGLRLGTAALTTQGMGEAEMARLAVLFAGVLRDGGDGRRTREEVRDLAGRFPPYPR; via the coding sequence ATGTCGGTCACCCCTGTCCTAGAGGCCGATGTCCTGCGACGGCAGGACCCCGAGCTGGCCGACATCCTGCTCGGCGAGCTCGATCGGCAGTCGACGACGCTCCAGCTCGTCGCCGCCGAGAACTTCACGTCGCCCGCCGTGCTGGCCGCGCTGGGGTCCCCCCTCGCGAACAAGTACGCGGAGGGCTATCCGGGGGCACGCCACCACGGCGGCTGCGAGATCGTGGACGTCGCCGAGCGGCTGGCCGTGGAGCGGGCCAAGGCGCTGTTCGGGGCCGAGCACGCCAACGTCCAGTCCCACTCCGGCTCTTCGGCCGTCCTGGCCGCGTACGCCGCCCTGCTGCGCCCCGGCGACACGGTGCTGGCGATGGGGCTGCACTTCGGCGGCCACCTCACCCACGGGTCGCCCGCGAACTTCTCCGGCCGCTGGTTCGACTTCGTCGGCTACGGCGTCGAGGCGGAGTCGGGGCTCGTCGACCGCGAGCAGGTGCGCACACTGGCCCGTACGCATCGCCCCAAGGCCATCGTGTGCGGGTCGATCTCGTATCCCCGGCACATCGACTACGCGTTCTTCCGCGAGGTCGCCGACGAGGTGGGCGCGTATCTGATCGCCGACGCGGCCCATCCGATCGGGTTGGTCGCCGGGGGAGCGGCGCCCAACCCCGTGCCGTACGCCGACATCGTGTGCGCCACCACACACAAGGTGCTGCGCGGGCCGCGCGGCGGGATGCTGCTGTGCGGGAGCGAGCTGGCCGAGCGGGTGGACCGGGCGGTGTTCCCGTTCACACAGGGCGGCGCGCAGATGCACACCATCGCCGCCAAGGCCGTCGCGTTCGGGGAGGCGGCAACACCGGCGTACGCCGCGTACGCCCATCAGGTGGTCGCGAACGCGCGCGTGCTGGCCCAGGGGCTGGCCGAGGAGGGCCTCGCCGTCGTCACCGGCGGCACCGACACCCACCTCCTCACCGTCGATACCGCGCCACTCGGCGTCGACGGCCGCAGCGCGCGCGGACGGCTCGCGGCCGCCGGGATCGTCCTCGACTGCTGTGCCCTGCCCCACGGTGACGCCCGTGGCCTGCGGCTCGGCACGGCCGCGCTGACCACGCAGGGCATGGGCGAGGCGGAGATGGCACGGCTCGCCGTCCTGTTCGCGGGGGTGCTGCGGGACGGCGGCGACGGCAGGCGGACGCGTGAAGAAGTGCGGGATCTGGCCGGAAGATTTCCGCCGTATCCGCGCTGA
- a CDS encoding arsenate reductase/protein-tyrosine-phosphatase family protein, translating to MTAPDAGRGIWDGEETRTFTGLPRDTFRILHVSTGNVCRSPITERLTRHALADRLGDPLWGGLVVESAGTWGHEGAPMEANAEAVLADFGADASGFTGRELLDEHVIRADLVLTATRDHRQQVISMGHSAGLRTFTLKEFTRLVRAIDPTTLPPLEEGMVVRARALVRAAAALRGWLLAPTAEADEVYDPYGAPLPFFRSVGDEIHQALDPVVTALTGVPARA from the coding sequence TTGACGGCCCCTGACGCGGGGCGTGGCATATGGGACGGGGAAGAGACGCGAACCTTCACGGGGCTGCCGCGAGACACCTTCCGCATCCTCCACGTCAGCACCGGCAACGTGTGCCGCTCGCCGATCACCGAGCGGCTGACCCGGCATGCCCTGGCGGACCGGCTCGGGGACCCGCTGTGGGGCGGTCTGGTCGTCGAGAGTGCCGGGACCTGGGGACACGAGGGCGCGCCCATGGAGGCCAACGCGGAGGCGGTCCTCGCGGACTTCGGCGCGGACGCCTCCGGCTTCACGGGCCGTGAACTGCTGGACGAGCACGTCATCCGCGCCGACCTGGTCCTGACCGCCACGCGCGACCACCGGCAGCAGGTCATCTCCATGGGCCACTCCGCCGGCCTGCGCACCTTCACCCTGAAGGAGTTCACCCGTCTCGTCCGGGCCATCGACCCGACCACCCTCCCTCCCCTGGAGGAGGGCATGGTCGTACGCGCGCGTGCGCTGGTCCGCGCCGCGGCCGCTCTACGCGGGTGGCTCCTGGCCCCGACGGCCGAGGCGGACGAGGTCTACGACCCGTACGGGGCCCCGCTGCCGTTCTTCCGCTCCGTGGGGGACGAGATACACCAGGCGCTGGACCCGGTCGTGACGGCGCTGACGGGGGTGCCCGCTCGGGCGTGA
- a CDS encoding L-threonylcarbamoyladenylate synthase, translating to MARRYDTNDATDRATGLREAASAVRRGELVVLPTDTVYGIGADAFTSEAVADLLEAKGRGRNMPTPVLIGSPNTLHGLVTDFSEMAWELVDAFWPGALTLVAKHQPSLQWDLGDTRGTVAVRMPLHPVAIELLTEVGPMAVSSANLTGHPAPENCDAAEAMLGDSVSVYLDGGPTPGNEPSSIVDVTGKVPVLLRAGALSAEELRKVVPDLEVAN from the coding sequence ATGGCACGGCGATACGACACCAATGACGCGACCGACCGCGCCACCGGTCTGCGCGAGGCCGCGTCCGCCGTCCGCCGGGGCGAGCTCGTGGTGCTGCCGACGGACACCGTGTACGGCATCGGCGCGGACGCGTTCACCTCCGAGGCCGTGGCCGACCTCCTGGAGGCCAAGGGCCGGGGCCGCAACATGCCCACCCCCGTGCTCATCGGCTCCCCGAACACGCTGCACGGCCTCGTCACCGACTTCTCCGAGATGGCCTGGGAGCTCGTCGACGCGTTCTGGCCGGGGGCGCTCACGCTCGTCGCCAAGCACCAGCCGTCCCTCCAGTGGGACCTGGGCGACACCCGCGGCACGGTCGCCGTGCGCATGCCGCTGCACCCGGTCGCCATCGAGCTGCTGACCGAGGTCGGCCCCATGGCGGTCTCCTCGGCCAACCTGACCGGCCACCCGGCGCCGGAGAACTGTGACGCCGCGGAGGCGATGCTCGGCGACTCCGTCTCCGTCTACCTCGACGGCGGCCCGACCCCCGGCAACGAGCCGTCCTCGATCGTCGACGTCACGGGCAAGGTCCCGGTCCTGCTGCGTGCGGGCGCCCTGTCGGCGGAGGAGCTGCGCAAGGTCGTACCCGACCTCGAGGTGGCGAATTGA
- the prmC gene encoding peptide chain release factor N(5)-glutamine methyltransferase, which produces MLLAEVAQATQRLADAGVPSPRNDAEELAAFVHGVKRGELHTVKDSDFDARYWEVIARREAREPLQHITGRAYFRYLELQVGPGVFVPRPETESVVGWAIDAVRAMDVVEPLIVDLCTGSGAIALALAQEVPRSRVHAVELSEDALTWTRKNMAGSRVDLRQGNALDAFRDLDGHVDLVVSNPPYIPLTEWEYVAPEARDYDPELALFSGEDGLDLIRGLERTAHRLLRPGGVVVIEHADTQGGQVPWIFTEERGWADAADHPDLNNRPRFATARKALP; this is translated from the coding sequence TTGCTGCTCGCGGAGGTGGCCCAGGCCACCCAGCGCCTGGCCGACGCCGGTGTGCCCTCGCCGCGCAACGACGCGGAGGAGCTCGCCGCGTTCGTGCACGGCGTCAAGCGGGGCGAGCTGCACACCGTCAAGGACTCCGACTTCGACGCCCGGTACTGGGAGGTCATCGCCCGCCGCGAGGCCCGCGAGCCGCTCCAGCACATCACCGGACGCGCGTACTTCCGCTACCTCGAACTGCAGGTCGGGCCAGGGGTGTTCGTGCCCCGGCCGGAGACCGAGTCCGTGGTCGGATGGGCCATAGACGCCGTCCGCGCGATGGACGTCGTCGAGCCGCTGATCGTCGATCTGTGCACCGGCTCCGGCGCCATCGCCCTCGCCCTCGCCCAGGAGGTGCCGCGTTCGCGCGTGCACGCCGTGGAGCTGTCCGAGGACGCCCTGACGTGGACCCGTAAGAACATGGCGGGCTCCAGGGTCGACCTGCGCCAGGGCAACGCCCTGGACGCCTTCCGCGACCTCGACGGCCACGTCGACCTGGTCGTCTCCAACCCGCCGTACATCCCGCTCACGGAGTGGGAGTACGTGGCACCCGAGGCCCGCGACTACGATCCCGAACTCGCCCTGTTCTCAGGGGAGGACGGCCTGGATCTGATCCGAGGCCTCGAACGCACAGCGCATCGGCTCCTCCGTCCCGGCGGTGTCGTCGTCATCGAGCACGCCGACACCCAGGGCGGCCAGGTGCCCTGGATCTTCACCGAGGAGCGGGGCTGGGCCGACGCGGCCGACCACCCGGACCTCAACAACCGGCCGCGGTTCGCGACCGCCCGCAAGGCGCTGCCCTGA
- the prfA gene encoding peptide chain release factor 1 produces MFEAVEELVGEHADLEKKLADPSVHADQANARKLNKRYAELTPIVGTYRSWKQTGEDIDTARGFIADDPDFAAEVKELEKQREELTEKLRLLLVPRDPSDDKDVILEIKAGAGGDESALFAGDLLRMYLRYAERVGWKTEIIDSTESELGGYKDVQVAVKTKGGQGATEPGQGVWARLKYEGGVHRVQRVPSTESQGRIHTSAAGVLVTPEAEEVDVEIHANDLRIDVYRSSGPGGQSVNTTDSAVRITHIPTGVVASCQNEKSQLQNKEQAMRILRSRLLAAAQEEAEKEAADARRSQVRTVDRSEKIRTYNFPENRISDHRVGFKAYNLDQVLDGELDAVIQACVDADSAAKLAAA; encoded by the coding sequence ATGTTCGAGGCGGTCGAGGAACTGGTCGGGGAACACGCCGACCTGGAGAAGAAGCTCGCCGACCCGTCGGTCCACGCGGACCAGGCCAACGCGCGCAAGCTCAACAAGCGCTACGCGGAGCTGACCCCGATCGTCGGCACGTACCGCTCCTGGAAGCAGACCGGCGAGGACATCGACACGGCTCGTGGATTCATCGCGGACGACCCGGACTTCGCCGCCGAGGTCAAGGAGCTGGAGAAGCAGCGCGAGGAGTTGACGGAGAAGCTTCGGCTGCTCCTCGTCCCGCGCGACCCCAGCGACGACAAGGACGTCATCCTGGAGATCAAGGCGGGCGCCGGCGGCGACGAGTCCGCCCTCTTCGCCGGTGACCTCCTGCGCATGTACCTCCGGTACGCCGAGCGGGTCGGCTGGAAGACCGAGATCATCGACTCCACCGAGTCGGAGCTCGGCGGCTACAAGGACGTCCAGGTCGCGGTGAAGACCAAGGGCGGCCAGGGTGCCACCGAGCCCGGCCAGGGCGTCTGGGCCCGGCTGAAGTACGAGGGCGGCGTGCACCGCGTACAGCGCGTGCCGTCGACCGAGTCGCAGGGCCGGATCCACACCTCGGCCGCCGGTGTCCTTGTCACGCCCGAGGCCGAGGAGGTCGACGTCGAGATCCACGCGAACGACCTGCGGATCGACGTCTACCGGTCCTCCGGGCCCGGCGGGCAGTCCGTCAACACCACCGACTCCGCCGTGCGCATCACGCACATTCCCACCGGAGTCGTCGCCTCCTGCCAGAACGAGAAGAGCCAGCTGCAGAACAAGGAGCAGGCGATGCGTATCCTGCGCTCCAGGCTGCTCGCCGCGGCGCAGGAGGAGGCGGAGAAGGAAGCCGCCGACGCCCGCCGCAGCCAGGTCCGTACCGTCGACCGCTCCGAGAAGATCCGCACGTACAACTTCCCGGAGAACCGCATCTCGGACCACCGCGTCGGCTTCAAGGCGTACAACCTGGACCAGGTCCTGGACGGTGAACTCGACGCGGTGATCCAGGCCTGCGTCGACGCGGACTCGGCCGCGAAGCTGGCAGCCGCGTAA
- the rpmE gene encoding 50S ribosomal protein L31, producing the protein MKRDIHPEYVETQVSCTCGASFTTRSTIESGTIRAEVCSECHPFYTGKQKILDTGGRVARFEARFGKAAAKK; encoded by the coding sequence TTGAAGCGCGACATCCACCCCGAGTACGTCGAGACGCAGGTCAGCTGCACCTGTGGCGCGTCGTTCACCACCCGTAGCACGATCGAGAGCGGCACCATCCGTGCCGAGGTCTGCTCCGAGTGCCACCCGTTCTACACGGGCAAGCAGAAGATCCTCGACACCGGTGGCCGCGTGGCCCGCTTCGAGGCCCGCTTCGGCAAGGCTGCCGCTAAGAAGTAG
- a CDS encoding LCP family protein yields the protein MSAESTPESDTPGKTGTTGPRHRAAKGRRRTSREGHSRAALAVVWTAAGVLVLGGTGIGYLYFKLNGNIKSVDINQALGTDRPLDVDNGSQDILVLGSDTRSGSNKKLGGGTDDGSARSDTAMVVHVYEGHKRASVVSIPRDTLVERPECTDAKGKTYPAADMAMFNSAYTTGGAACAVKTVESMSGIRMDHYIEVDFAGFEKLIDVLGGVDITTTKDIEDPDSHLDLKAGEHTLTGRQALGLVRTRHGVGDGSDLGRIQLQQAFIKALIEQVKEVGILSSPKKLYDLAETATDAVTTDSDLDSVKDLASFAGGLKGISSKNMTMVTMPVRYDPADPNRVLVAEKKADQVWAALKADRTIPKSATKGTATGTADGVVAAS from the coding sequence ATGTCCGCCGAGAGCACGCCGGAATCCGACACCCCGGGGAAGACCGGCACCACCGGCCCGCGCCACCGCGCGGCCAAGGGCCGCCGTCGCACGTCACGCGAGGGGCACAGTAGGGCGGCGCTCGCCGTCGTCTGGACCGCCGCGGGCGTCCTGGTGCTGGGTGGCACCGGCATCGGCTACCTGTACTTCAAGCTCAACGGCAACATCAAGAGCGTCGACATCAACCAGGCCCTCGGCACCGACCGGCCCCTCGACGTCGACAACGGCTCGCAGGACATCCTCGTCCTCGGCTCCGACACCCGCTCGGGCAGCAACAAGAAGCTCGGCGGCGGCACGGACGACGGCAGCGCCCGCTCCGACACGGCGATGGTCGTGCACGTCTACGAGGGCCACAAGCGGGCCAGCGTGGTCTCCATACCCCGGGACACCCTGGTCGAGCGTCCCGAGTGCACGGACGCGAAGGGCAAGACGTACCCGGCGGCGGACATGGCGATGTTCAACTCGGCGTACACCACCGGTGGTGCCGCGTGTGCGGTCAAGACCGTGGAGTCCATGAGCGGCATCCGCATGGACCACTACATCGAGGTCGACTTCGCGGGCTTCGAGAAGCTCATCGATGTCCTCGGCGGGGTCGACATCACGACGACGAAGGACATCGAGGACCCCGACAGCCACCTGGACCTGAAGGCCGGGGAGCACACCCTCACGGGCAGGCAGGCGCTGGGCCTCGTCCGTACGCGGCACGGGGTGGGGGACGGCTCGGACCTCGGCCGTATCCAGCTTCAGCAGGCCTTCATCAAGGCCCTCATCGAGCAGGTGAAGGAGGTCGGCATCCTCTCCAGCCCCAAGAAGCTCTACGACCTCGCCGAGACCGCCACGGACGCCGTCACCACCGACTCCGACCTCGACTCCGTCAAGGACCTCGCCTCCTTCGCGGGCGGCCTCAAGGGCATCAGCTCCAAGAACATGACCATGGTCACGATGCCGGTCCGGTACGACCCCGCCGACCCCAACCGGGTGCTCGTGGCCGAGAAGAAGGCCGACCAGGTCTGGGCAGCCCTCAAGGCTGACAGGACCATCCCGAAGTCGGCGACGAAGGGTACGGCCACGGGGACGGCGGACGGGGTCGTGGCTGCCTCCTGA